From one Candidatus Anoxymicrobium japonicum genomic stretch:
- a CDS encoding argininosuccinate synthase has product MKPRVVLAYSGGLDTSVLVRWLSEERGYDVIAVCADLGQPGDMEKIRQKALDTGAVVSEMIDARETFAREFVAPALMANALYGGAYPLATALARPLIARLQVEAAHRHGATAVAHGCTGKGNDQVRFEVATSALDPTLEIIAPIREWKMTREEEIEYAKERGIPVPVTVESPYSVDENLWGRSCECGVLEDPWVEPPEDAYEWTTTPAQAPDAPEYVEIEFARGLPVALDGESMGLVELIVNLNALGGRHGVGRIDVIEDRLVGIKSREIYEAPAAVMLIAAHHDLEQLTLTREALFSKRPLEQRVAEMAYEGLWFSPLNSAIEAFNATLQERVSGTVRMRLFKGRADVVGRKSPNSLYDIGLATYDVADVFDHKAAKGFIDLWGLPLKTWAKSESVRKERKSR; this is encoded by the coding sequence TTGAAGCCACGAGTGGTGCTTGCTTATTCAGGTGGGCTTGACACCTCTGTGCTGGTCAGGTGGCTCTCCGAGGAGCGTGGATATGATGTGATCGCGGTGTGCGCCGATCTGGGCCAACCCGGCGACATGGAGAAGATACGCCAGAAGGCGCTCGACACAGGCGCCGTGGTTTCAGAGATGATCGACGCGCGTGAGACATTCGCGCGCGAGTTTGTCGCGCCCGCGCTCATGGCGAACGCTCTGTACGGAGGCGCTTATCCACTGGCAACGGCGCTGGCCCGTCCCCTGATCGCGAGGCTCCAGGTCGAGGCCGCGCACAGGCACGGCGCCACGGCGGTGGCCCACGGATGCACCGGCAAGGGAAACGACCAGGTGCGCTTCGAGGTAGCGACCTCAGCGCTCGACCCGACATTGGAAATCATCGCCCCTATACGCGAGTGGAAGATGACAAGGGAAGAAGAAATAGAGTATGCGAAAGAGCGGGGCATCCCCGTGCCGGTGACGGTCGAATCCCCTTACAGCGTCGATGAGAACCTCTGGGGTCGCTCGTGTGAGTGCGGAGTGCTCGAGGATCCATGGGTCGAGCCGCCGGAGGACGCCTACGAGTGGACGACCACGCCGGCTCAAGCCCCGGATGCCCCCGAATACGTCGAGATCGAATTCGCGCGCGGATTGCCTGTCGCGCTCGACGGCGAGAGTATGGGCCTGGTGGAGCTGATAGTGAATTTGAACGCGCTGGGGGGCAGGCACGGCGTGGGCCGCATTGACGTGATAGAGGACAGGCTCGTCGGCATCAAATCCCGCGAGATATACGAGGCGCCGGCCGCCGTCATGCTGATCGCCGCGCACCACGATCTCGAGCAGTTGACGCTCACTCGCGAGGCGCTCTTCAGCAAGCGGCCACTGGAACAACGCGTCGCCGAGATGGCGTACGAGGGCTTGTGGTTCAGTCCGTTGAACAGTGCGATAGAGGCGTTCAACGCGACGTTGCAGGAGAGAGTCAGCGGAACAGTCCGCATGCGTCTTTTCAAGGGAAGGGCCGACGTGGTGGGCCGAAAGTCGCCGAACTCTCTATATGATATAGGACTCGCGACGTACGACGTCGCGGACGTTTTCGACCACAAGGCGGCCAAAGGTTTCATAGACCTCTGGGGCCTGCCGCTCAAGACGTGGGCAAAGAGCGAGAGTGTCCGAAAGGAGCGCAAGTCAAGATGA